One genomic region from Quercus robur chromosome 4, dhQueRobu3.1, whole genome shotgun sequence encodes:
- the LOC126723030 gene encoding F-box protein At3g07870-like — MGLPLSDEIEVYTLSSDSWRRVGMSLRANVKVFDDTFQIPLVSGALHWISIVLEGEEEHKGEVIMSFDVNSEKFRMFVMPDGSLSIRRSQRRLALFKGKLAFITFGISDQHGYHYSMWVMREYGVLESWNQLFVVPLARISACIGFTMYGSLLIHYVESNNQAEKFVLVDTKTLHEKDLDIQQPSRVATFMESLALLDGANMVAY, encoded by the coding sequence ATGGGATTGCCACTGTCTGACGAGATTGAGGTGTACACATTAAGTTCGGATTCATGGAGAAGGGTTGGGATGTCATTGAGAGCCAATGTTAAGGTATTTGATGATACTTTTCAAATCCCATTGGTTAGTGGAGCTTTGCACTGGATCTCAATTGTCTTAGAAGGAGAAGAGGAGCACAAGGGTGAAGTGATTATGTCATTTGATGTCAATAGTGAGAAATTTAGAATGTTTGTAATGCCTGATGGTTCCTTGTCAATAAGGAGATCTCAGAGAAGGCTTGCATTATTCAAGGGGAAATTGGCTTTCATTACATTTGGGATAAGTGACCAACATGGCTACCACTACTCCATGTGGGTGATGAGGGAGTATGGCGTGCTTGAGTCTTGGAATCAACTTTTTGTTGTACCACTTGCGAGAATATCTGCTTGCATTGGCTTCACCATGTATGGTTCACTTTTGATTCACTACGTTGAGTCCAACAATCAAGCAGAGAAGTTTGTTTTAGTTGACACTAAAACTCTACATGAGAAGGATTTGGATATCCAACAACCTTCACGTGTAGCTACTTTCATGGAGAGCCTTGCTTTACTTGATGGAGCAAACATGGTGGCTTACTAA